Sequence from the Cellulomonas fimi ATCC 484 genome:
AGCAGGGCGCCGGTCCCGCCGGTGCACCGGGCCGCGGTCGGGCGGGCACCGCGACGGCGGCCCGCGTCGAGCCCCCGCGCTCGCGCCTGCTCCTCGGCGTCGGCCTGTTCGTCGCCGGGTTCACCGCGGTCTTCGTCGCCTACGGCGCGCTCGCCGGGTCGCTCGGCGGCCTGCTGCTGCGCTGGCAGGACCCCGTGACCCGCGTCCTCGGCGTCGTCGTGATCCTCCTCGGCCTGTCCTTCGTCGGACTCGTGCCCTTCCTGCAGACGGAGCGGCGGCTGCACCTCGCGCCGCGTGCCGGGCTGTGGGGCGCGCCGCTGCTCGGCGTCACGTTCGGGCTGGGCTGGACGCCGTGCATCGGCCCGACGCTCGCCGCGATCCTCACGCTGTCCCTCGACGGCGGGTCTGCCGGCCGCGGCGCGGTGCTGGCGGTCGCGTTCTGCGTCGGGCTCGGCCTGCCCTTCCTGCTCGTCGCGCTCGGCTTGGGCAGCAGCACCCGCATGCTCGGCCTCCTGCGCCGGCACCGGCTCGCGATCATGCGCGTCGGCGGCGCGCTGCTCGTCGTCCTCGGCCTCGCCCTGGTCAGCGGCGTGTGGGGCACGTGGGCGGCGTGGCTGCAGGGCGTCCTGACCGGGAACGACCCGTTCGTGCCGGTGGTGTGACGTGAGCACCTACCGCCCCGAGGGCCTCGACGACGCGTTCACCCGGGACGTGGACGCACCTGCCGACGCCCCGGGCGACGTGCGCCTGCCGACGCTCGGGCTCGTCGGGTGGCTGCGCTGGGCGTGGCGCCAGCTCACGAGCATGCGCGTCGCGCTCCTGCTCCTCATGCTGCTCGCCGTGGCCGCCGTGCCCGGCACGCTGTTCCCCCAGCGCGCCCAGGACCCGGCCGGGGTCGCGGAGTACCTGGTCGACCACCCCACGACGGGGCCGTGGCTGGACCGGCTCGGGCTGTTCGGCGTCTACTCGTCGGTCTGGTTCTCGGCGATCTACCTGCTGCTGTTCGTCTCGCTCGTCGGCTGCATCCTGCCGCGCACGCGCGTGCACCTCGCGGGGGTCCGCGGCCGTCCGCCGCGCACGCCGCGCCGGCTCGGCCGGTTCCCCGCGCTGGGCGGCGGGCTCTCCGACGACACGCCGCAGGCCGTCGCCGCGCGCGCCGCGGCCGTGATGCGGCGCGGATGGGCGTGGCTGCCGTTCGTGCCGACCTACCGGGTCGACGTGCACGACGAGGGCGGCGGCACGTGGTCCGCCGCGGGGGAGCGCGGGTACCTGCGCGAGACCGGCAACCTCGTCTTCCACCTCGCGCTCGTCGGACTGCTCGTGTCCGTCGCGACCGGCCAGATGCTGCACTACCGCGGCCAGGCGATCGTCGTGCAGGGCCGCGGCTTCGCGAACGCGCAGGTCGACTACGACACCTTCGAGCAGGGCACGGCGTTCGACCCCGCGGACCTCGTGCCGTTCACCCTGCGGCTCGACGACTTCGAGTCCCGGTTCGACCCCGACACGCTGCAGTCGCGCGACTTCACCGCGCACGTGACCCTGACCGAGCCCGGGCAGGAGCCGCAGGAGCGCACCATCAAGGTCAACCACCCGCTCGCCGCCGGCGGCGCCAAGGTCTACCTGCAGGGCAACGGGTACGCGCCCGAGGTCACGGTGCGCGACGCCGCGGGCGAGGTCGCGTTCGCAGGGGCCGTGCCGTTCCTGCCGGAGGACGAGGTGTACACCTCGCGCGGCGTGATCAAGGTGCCCGACGTCAGCGGCGGGCAGGAGCAGGTCGGTGTCATGGGCTACCTGCTGCCCACGGCGCGCGAGATGGCGCCCGGCTTCTGGCGCTCCACCGACCCGCAGCCGACCGACCCGCTGCTCGTGCTGTCCGTCTGGTCCGGCAACCTGGGCCTCGACACGGGCGTGCCGCAGAACGTCTACGAGCTCGACGAGTCGCGCCTGGAGCAGTCCGTCGACGAGGCGGGCGACGCGGTGACCCTCTACGTGCGCCCCGGGGAGACGGTCGAGCTGCCCGACGGCCTCGGCACGCTCACGTTCGACGGCCTGCCGCGGTTCGTCGCCCTCGACCTGCGCCACGACCCCGCGCTGCCCTTCGTCCTGGTGTTCGCGCTGCTCGCGTTCGCCGGGCTCGCGGCCAGCCTGTTCGCGCCACGTCGACGCGTCTGGGTCCGGGCCGCCCCCGGCACGGGCGACGACGCCGGCCGTACAGTGGTCAGCGCCGCGGGGCTCGCCCGGGGCGACGACGTGGGGCTGCAGCCCGAGCTCGACCGCCTCCTCGCCGCGACCCTGACGAGCACCGCCCCCACGAGCGGCATCCCCACCCGCACGACGCCGACGAGCACGACGCCGACGAGCACGACGCCGACGAGCACCGCCCCGACGAGCACCGCCCCGACGAGCACCGCCCCGGCGGGCGGCGCGCCCGCCGGCACCCGCACCAGCACCACCCCGACGGCCGACGAGGCCGCCACCCCGTCCCCGACCGTCCCCCGAGGAAGCACCCCATGACCACCGGAGACCTCAGCACGCTCCTCGTGTGGGCCGCGACGACCGCGCTCACCATCGCGCTCGTCGCGTGGACCGTCGACCTGGCCGCCGTCGCCGAGCGCGCGCAGGGGCGCGCCCGCCGGGCGACCGCGGCCCGCACGCCCGTCGCCGTGGGCGCCGCAGAACCGGCGGACGACTCGCTCGCCGACCCGGCCCCGGTCACGGGGACGGCCGGCCCGGACGGGACCGCCGCGGGCTCGCCGCGTGCCCAGGGCATCGCGCGCATGACCACGTACCTCGGTGCGCTCCTGCTCCTCGCGGGCGTCGCGCTGCGCGGCGTCGCGTCGGGCCGCTGGCCCACCGCCAACATGTACGAGTTCACGATCGTCGGCGTGCTCGTCGCCGTCTCGGTCCTCGCGGTCGTGCAGCGCCGCCGGCCCATCGCGTTCGTCGGCGTCGTCGTGCTCGGGATCGCGGTGCTCGCCCTGGCCCTCGGGCTGCTCGTGTTCTTCGTGCAGGCGGACGCGGTGCAGCCCGCGCTCGACAGCTACTGGCTGATCATCCACGTCGGCGTCGCGATCATCGCGACGGGGGTGTTCACGGTCGCGTTCGCCGCGTCCGTGCTCCAGGTGCTGCGCGACGTGCGGGCGGCGGGTCCGCGCGAGGTCGACGGGCCGGCCCGGCGCACGGACGCGCTGCGCCGCTGGGTGCTCGGTCCCCGCTTCGCGTGGCTGGAGCAGGTGCCCGGTCCGCGCGAGCTCGAGGCGCTCGCGTTCCGGCTCAACGCGATCGGCTTCGTGCTGTGGACGTTCACGCTGATCGGCGGCGCGATCTGGGCCGAGCACGCGTGGGGCCGGTACTGGGGCTGGGACCCCAAGGAGGTCGGCACGTTCGTCGCGTGGGTCGTGTACGCCGCGTACCTCCACGCGCGCACGACGCGAGGCTGGAGCGGGCGGCGGGCCGCGTACTTCGTGTTCGTCGGCTACGCCGTCGTGCTCGCGAACTTCACGGTCGTGAACCTGTTCGTGGACGGCAAGCACGCGTACTCGGGGCTCTGAGCCCCGGGGCCGTGGAACTCTGAGCCGGGCAGCCCCGGACGGGTGGGTCAGCCCGTCGGGCCGTCGTTCGTGCCCTGCTCCCGGCGGCGGCGCTCCTCGTCGAGCCGGCGCAGGAAGTCCGGGTCGTCGTCCGGCGCGACCGGGCCGGGACGGCGACCGCCCGGGCGGGAGGGGCGCGCGGGACCGCCGGCCTGCCGCCGGGCGGCCCGGCGGCCCCGGCTGACGAGCACCCAGACGACGGCGCCCAGCACGGGCACGAGCACGACGAGCGCCATCCACAGCACGGGGTGCACGCCGAGGCGCTCGTCCTCGTCGCTCCGGGAGATGTCGAGCACGCACCACACGACGAGCCCGACGAGGATCACGAATCCGAGATACCGGGCCATGGGGTCACTGTAGGCGTCGGTCCTGCGGCCCGCCGTCCTACCCTGGTGCCGTGCCTGTCGTGCGCTACACCGCCACCCGTCTCGCGATCTTCGCCGCCTGCCTCGGCCTGCTCTGGTGGGTGGGGATGCGGTCGTGGCTCGCCGGCGTCGTGGCCCTGCTGCTCGCCTGGATGGCCTCCTACGTCCTGCTGCCGCGGCAGCGCGAGGCCGCGGTCGCGTGGGTCGCGGCGCGGTCCGAGGAGCGCGAGCGCGCAGGGCTCCGCAGCCGCCTCGGGTCCGGGGCGCGCGACGACGCGGCCGTGGAGGACGAGGCCGACGAGCAGGCCCGCCGGGCCGCGGGCGACGGGCCGACGACGACGGCCTGACGCGCGGCGGCGACCCGTGGCGCGTCAGAGCGCCAGGCCGAGCCCCAGCAGCACGCCGAACGCGAGCTCGAGCATCCCGGTGCCGGCCAGGACGGGCACGAGCGCCCGGCCACGGGCCCCGAGCAGCACGATCCCCGCGAGCACGCCGGCGGGGGCGAGCAGGAGCGCCACGAGCCACGCCCACGGCGCGACCGCCGCGCAGGCCAGCCCGAGCAGCATCGGCAGGAGCACGAACGCGGCGTAGACACGGCGCGCCCGTCGCTCGCCCAGACGGACGGCCAGGGTGCGCTTGCCGACGAGGGCGTCGGTGGGCACGTCCCGCAGGTTGTTCGCCATGAGCAGCGCGCACGCGAGCAGGCCGATCGCGACGGCGCCGGCCCACGCGGTCCACGGCAGCTCGGCCGCCTGCGTCCACGTGGTGCCGAGGACCGCGACCAGGCCGAAGAACACGAACACCCCGACCTCGCCGAGCCCGCGGTAGCCGTAGGGCGACTTCCCGCCGGTGTACGTCCACGCGGCGCCGATCGCGAGCACCCCGACGCCGAGCAGCCACCAGTCGCCCGTGGCGAGCACGAGCGCCAGGCCGACCACGGCTGCGACGCCGAACGCCGTGAACGCCGCGGCCCGTACCGCGCCCGGCCGGGCCGTGCCCGAGGCCGTGAGCCGCAGCGGCCCGACGCGGTCGACGTCGGTGCCACGCACCCCGTCGGAGTAGTCGTTCGCGTAGTTCACGCCGACCTGGAGCGCGAGCGCGACCCCGAGGGCGAGCGCCGCGCGCCCGAGGTGCGCACCGCCGACCTGCGCGGC
This genomic interval carries:
- the resB gene encoding cytochrome c biogenesis protein ResB → MSTYRPEGLDDAFTRDVDAPADAPGDVRLPTLGLVGWLRWAWRQLTSMRVALLLLMLLAVAAVPGTLFPQRAQDPAGVAEYLVDHPTTGPWLDRLGLFGVYSSVWFSAIYLLLFVSLVGCILPRTRVHLAGVRGRPPRTPRRLGRFPALGGGLSDDTPQAVAARAAAVMRRGWAWLPFVPTYRVDVHDEGGGTWSAAGERGYLRETGNLVFHLALVGLLVSVATGQMLHYRGQAIVVQGRGFANAQVDYDTFEQGTAFDPADLVPFTLRLDDFESRFDPDTLQSRDFTAHVTLTEPGQEPQERTIKVNHPLAAGGAKVYLQGNGYAPEVTVRDAAGEVAFAGAVPFLPEDEVYTSRGVIKVPDVSGGQEQVGVMGYLLPTAREMAPGFWRSTDPQPTDPLLVLSVWSGNLGLDTGVPQNVYELDESRLEQSVDEAGDAVTLYVRPGETVELPDGLGTLTFDGLPRFVALDLRHDPALPFVLVFALLAFAGLAASLFAPRRRVWVRAAPGTGDDAGRTVVSAAGLARGDDVGLQPELDRLLAATLTSTAPTSGIPTRTTPTSTTPTSTTPTSTAPTSTAPTSTAPAGGAPAGTRTSTTPTADEAATPSPTVPRGSTP
- a CDS encoding DUF4229 domain-containing protein, which encodes MPVVRYTATRLAIFAACLGLLWWVGMRSWLAGVVALLLAWMASYVLLPRQREAAVAWVAARSEERERAGLRSRLGSGARDDAAVEDEADEQARRAAGDGPTTTA
- a CDS encoding cytochrome c biogenesis CcdA family protein, with the translated sequence MTPAAVPALVAAPVLPVAADVGDAFGRAVTSGSLLLAVPVALLAGLVSFASPCVLPLVPGYLGFLGGMSGAGAGRASTRTAGAADAVAAREQGAGPAGAPGRGRAGTATAARVEPPRSRLLLGVGLFVAGFTAVFVAYGALAGSLGGLLLRWQDPVTRVLGVVVILLGLSFVGLVPFLQTERRLHLAPRAGLWGAPLLGVTFGLGWTPCIGPTLAAILTLSLDGGSAGRGAVLAVAFCVGLGLPFLLVALGLGSSTRMLGLLRRHRLAIMRVGGALLVVLGLALVSGVWGTWAAWLQGVLTGNDPFVPVV
- the ccsB gene encoding c-type cytochrome biogenesis protein CcsB encodes the protein MTTGDLSTLLVWAATTALTIALVAWTVDLAAVAERAQGRARRATAARTPVAVGAAEPADDSLADPAPVTGTAGPDGTAAGSPRAQGIARMTTYLGALLLLAGVALRGVASGRWPTANMYEFTIVGVLVAVSVLAVVQRRRPIAFVGVVVLGIAVLALALGLLVFFVQADAVQPALDSYWLIIHVGVAIIATGVFTVAFAASVLQVLRDVRAAGPREVDGPARRTDALRRWVLGPRFAWLEQVPGPRELEALAFRLNAIGFVLWTFTLIGGAIWAEHAWGRYWGWDPKEVGTFVAWVVYAAYLHARTTRGWSGRRAAYFVFVGYAVVLANFTVVNLFVDGKHAYSGL
- a CDS encoding 1,4-dihydroxy-2-naphthoate polyprenyltransferase, translated to MTTAREWLAGARPRTLPAAAAPVLVGTGAAAQVGGAHLGRAALALGVALALQVGVNYANDYSDGVRGTDVDRVGPLRLTASGTARPGAVRAAAFTAFGVAAVVGLALVLATGDWWLLGVGVLAIGAAWTYTGGKSPYGYRGLGEVGVFVFFGLVAVLGTTWTQAAELPWTAWAGAVAIGLLACALLMANNLRDVPTDALVGKRTLAVRLGERRARRVYAAFVLLPMLLGLACAAVAPWAWLVALLLAPAGVLAGIVLLGARGRALVPVLAGTGMLELAFGVLLGLGLAL
- a CDS encoding PLDc N-terminal domain-containing protein; the encoded protein is MARYLGFVILVGLVVWCVLDISRSDEDERLGVHPVLWMALVVLVPVLGAVVWVLVSRGRRAARRQAGGPARPSRPGGRRPGPVAPDDDPDFLRRLDEERRRREQGTNDGPTG